In a genomic window of Xylophilus rhododendri:
- the rplR gene encoding 50S ribosomal protein L18, with protein sequence MSLTKKAQRLRRSRQTRIRIANQGVARLTVNRTNLHIYATVISGDGTKVLASASTAEASVRAELGGSGKGGNAAAATAIGKRIAEKAKAAGVEKVAFDRAGFAYHGRVKALADAAREAGLQF encoded by the coding sequence ATGTCTTTGACCAAGAAAGCGCAGCGTCTTCGTCGTTCGCGCCAGACCCGGATCCGCATCGCCAACCAAGGCGTTGCCCGTCTGACCGTGAACCGCACCAACCTGCACATCTACGCCACCGTGATCTCCGGCGACGGCACCAAGGTGCTGGCCTCGGCCTCCACGGCGGAAGCCTCCGTGCGCGCCGAACTCGGCGGCTCCGGCAAGGGTGGCAATGCTGCCGCCGCAACCGCCATCGGCAAACGCATCGCCGAGAAGGCGAAAGCCGCCGGTGTTGAAAAGGTCGCTTTCGACCGCGCCGGTTTCGCCTACCACGGCCGCGTCAAGGCGCTGGCTGACGCTGCCCGCGAAGCGGGTCTGCAGTTCTAA